One Catharus ustulatus isolate bCatUst1 chromosome 2, bCatUst1.pri.v2, whole genome shotgun sequence genomic window carries:
- the LOC116992993 gene encoding galactosylgalactosylxylosylprotein 3-beta-glucuronosyltransferase 1-like gives MLRRRNLLTTLLIALPWALLLTLWHQYPTTHYLNLLRKETDENVTSKALLNGTSAQREGGFPSCTRQQQSIGAVPKIIQNYVYSRPPPWSDTLPTIFVITPTYTRPVQKAELTRLANTFLHVQNLHWVVVEDSPRRTNLVSNLLEKAGLNFTHLNVETPKSLKLGLSWIPSHTPRGTLQRNLGLHWLRDSFSNTAPPEGVVYFADDDNTYSLELFEEMRYTRRVSVWPVAFVGGLRYESPKVNPAGKVVGWKTVFDPNRPFAIDMAGFAVSIKLILEKPHASFKLEGVKGGYQETSLLKDLVTMDGLEPKAANCTKVLVWHTRTERPTLVNEGKRGFTDPRVEV, from the exons ATGCTGAGGAGACGTAACCTTCTTACCACGCTCCTGATTGCCTTGCCATGGGCCCTTCTCCTAACCTTGTGGCACCAGTACCCAACCACACACTACCTCAACCTGCTGAGAA AAGAGACAGATGAGAACGTGACCTCTAAAGCTCTCCTTAATGGTACATCTGCACAGAGAGAAGGCGGCTTCCCATCATGCACTCGGCAGCAGCAAAGCATAGGGGCAGTGCCTAAAATCATCCAGAATTATGTGTACTCCAGGCCTCCCCCATGGTCAGACACCCTGCCAACCATTTTTGTTATCACCCCTACCTACACCCGGCCAGTGCAAAAAGCTGAGCTGACCCGTCTGGCCAACACCTTCCTCCATGTACAGAACCTGCACTGGGTGGTGGTGGAGGACTCTCCACGGAGGACCAACCTTGTATCCAACCTGCTGGAGAAGGCTGGGCTCAACTTCACCCACCTCAACGTGGAGACACCCAAGAGCCTGAAGCTGGGTCTGtcctggatcccatcccacacCCCAAGGGGTACGCTACAGAGGAACCTGGGGCTGCACTGGCTGAGGGACAGCTTCAGCAACACCGCACCACCAGAAGGCGTAGTCTATTTTGCTGATGATGATAACACCTACAGCCTGGAGCTCTTTGAAGAG ATGCGCTACACAAGGCGGGTCTCAGTCTGGCCAGTGGCTTTTGTCGGAGGGCTGCGGTATGAATCCCCAAAAGTGAACCCAGCAGGAAAGGTGGTGGGCTGGAAAACCGTCTTTGACCCTAATCGTCCATTTGCTATTGACATGGCCGGATTTGCTGTCAGCATCAAGTTGATTTTGGAGAAGCCTCATGCCAGTTTCAAGCTGGAGGGAGTTAAAGGAGGCTACCAGGAGACCAGTCTGCTGAAAGATTTGGTGACTATGGATGGGCTGGAGCCCAAAGCAGCTAACTGCACAAAG GTGTTGGTCTGGCACACAAGAACTGAGAGGCCCACTCTGGTTAATGAAGGCAAGCGTGGGTTTACAGATCCCAGAGTAGAGGTGTAA